A single Sporosarcina sp. FSL W8-0480 DNA region contains:
- a CDS encoding DEAD/DEAH box helicase: MKQGSVREVVDHLLSNPELSPNISHYQKIPGKSATYAPFPSRLHPSIVKALTEKGIEKLYSHQREAFDLANSGNSITAVTPTASGKSLCYHLPVLQSILEDDSSRALYLFPTKALAQDQLADLHGLIEASGETILSYTYDGDTAPGLRTKVRKSGHIVLTNPDMLHSGILPHHTKWVSLFENLKYIIIDELHTYKGVFGSHVAHVLRRLKRICNYYGCNPTFICTSATIANPKELAETLTGTEMELISNNGAPAGVKHFVFYNPPVVHKTFGIRRSAILEVRDIASFLYREGIQTIIFAKSRVRVEMLVTYMKELTKKKLFDETIMGYRGGYLPSERRKIEKRLREGDIRTVVSTNALELGIDIGQLQACIMTGYPGNIASAFQQAGRAGRRQDDALIIYVAQSMALDQYIIQHPDYLLGQTPEEARIHPDNMLILMDHLKCASFELPFTMTETYGEFEVQELLAFLESEGVLVRTSDKWHWMTDRFPASEISLRSASQENVVIIDKTIPKGTVVIGEMDRYSAMTLLHEEAIYIHQGKQYQVEMLDWEEKKAYVTEVDVDYYTDANLAVELKVISEDEREQLGEATTAFGDIAVLAIPTIFKKIRFDTHDNIGSGPITLPAEELHTSSTWYTFDTPEGWKESDLTDALTGAAYAIQSFIPLFVRCDRTDIHVVPQVKAIHTGKPTIFIYDSYPGGIGLSEKLYGRWKELIDRTAKHVAGCVCEYGCPICIGAQEEGVKTAKRQVSTLLKKLVQ, encoded by the coding sequence TGCTACATATGCACCTTTTCCATCACGTCTTCATCCATCGATTGTAAAGGCTCTAACAGAGAAGGGAATCGAAAAACTTTACAGCCACCAACGTGAAGCGTTCGATCTTGCTAACTCAGGTAACTCGATAACTGCTGTCACACCGACCGCCTCTGGTAAATCTTTATGCTATCATCTACCGGTTCTTCAAAGTATTTTGGAGGATGATTCATCACGCGCTCTTTATTTATTTCCGACGAAAGCGTTGGCGCAGGATCAGTTGGCGGATTTACACGGACTGATTGAGGCAAGTGGAGAGACAATCCTGAGTTATACGTATGATGGAGATACAGCACCTGGGTTAAGGACAAAAGTCCGAAAGTCCGGCCATATCGTTTTGACGAATCCGGACATGCTACACTCGGGGATTTTACCACATCACACGAAATGGGTTTCACTTTTCGAAAACCTGAAGTATATCATCATTGATGAACTGCATACGTATAAAGGGGTATTCGGAAGCCATGTCGCGCATGTGTTAAGAAGGTTGAAACGGATATGTAATTATTACGGCTGCAATCCTACTTTCATATGTACTTCCGCAACAATTGCCAATCCGAAAGAGTTGGCTGAAACATTGACGGGTACAGAAATGGAACTTATCTCGAATAACGGTGCTCCCGCTGGGGTGAAGCATTTTGTTTTCTATAACCCTCCAGTCGTTCATAAAACATTCGGGATTAGAAGAAGTGCCATTCTTGAAGTACGGGATATCGCTTCCTTCCTTTATCGTGAAGGCATTCAAACAATCATCTTTGCAAAAAGTAGGGTACGTGTTGAGATGCTCGTAACCTATATGAAAGAATTAACAAAGAAAAAGCTATTCGACGAAACAATTATGGGATACAGAGGCGGTTATTTGCCTTCGGAACGCAGGAAAATCGAAAAACGATTACGCGAAGGTGATATCAGAACAGTTGTCAGTACAAATGCGCTTGAATTAGGCATCGATATTGGACAACTTCAAGCATGCATCATGACTGGCTACCCCGGAAATATCGCAAGCGCCTTTCAGCAAGCGGGAAGAGCAGGGAGGAGGCAAGATGATGCGTTGATCATTTATGTCGCTCAATCTATGGCACTCGACCAATACATTATCCAACATCCAGACTACTTATTGGGACAAACTCCTGAAGAAGCTCGGATTCACCCGGATAATATGCTTATTTTGATGGATCATTTGAAATGTGCGTCCTTTGAACTGCCATTTACTATGACAGAAACCTATGGCGAATTCGAAGTGCAGGAACTGCTTGCGTTTTTAGAAAGTGAAGGTGTCCTTGTCAGAACTTCAGACAAATGGCATTGGATGACAGATAGATTTCCCGCAAGCGAAATCAGTTTACGTTCCGCTTCACAGGAAAATGTCGTCATTATCGATAAAACGATTCCAAAAGGGACGGTCGTAATAGGGGAGATGGATCGCTATAGCGCGATGACCCTATTGCATGAAGAAGCGATTTATATCCATCAAGGGAAGCAGTACCAGGTGGAGATGTTGGATTGGGAAGAGAAGAAGGCATATGTAACGGAAGTGGATGTCGATTACTATACGGACGCGAACCTGGCGGTGGAGTTGAAAGTCATCAGCGAGGATGAAAGAGAGCAATTAGGAGAAGCGACAACAGCTTTCGGCGATATTGCAGTATTGGCCATCCCGACGATATTCAAAAAAATCCGTTTCGATACACATGATAATATCGGATCTGGCCCTATCACTCTACCAGCAGAAGAATTGCATACCTCCTCAACCTGGTATACATTCGACACACCTGAAGGCTGGAAGGAATCCGACTTGACTGATGCACTGACAGGGGCTGCATATGCGATTCAATCGTTCATTCCGCTATTTGTCCGCTGCGATCGAACAGATATCCATGTAGTGCCGCAAGTAAAGGCGATCCATACGGGCAAACCAACAATCTTCATTTATGATAGTTACCCGGGAGGAATCGGGTTAAGCGAGAAGCTTTATGGTAGGTGGAAAGAGCTGATCGACAGAACAGCAAAACATGTCGCAGGCTGCGTCTGTGAATATGGCTGTCCGATTTGTATTGGAGCCCAGGAAGAAGGCGTGAAAACAGCTAAACGGCAAGTTAGTACGTTGTTAAAGAAATTGGTGCAATAA
- a CDS encoding ribonuclease H-like domain-containing protein, which yields MSYEAKLMQMKKLLKKKPASSNEMSEEPKRKRPPSPPYEEKWLAAGLTKEANEYGIVYKRVVTYGPEHFHGNYKLSGLLGTVESWREANEIHPLAPDLSRPLVFFDTETTGLKGAGTLIFLMGFIEYTETKFTLTQYVLPGPDHEAAFLYASNFWKTPMSVVMYNGKSFDMPQVETRWTLNRDILPPLLKHTEIDLLHGSKRIWKNEMDTFKLTAVEEEQLGFFREGDIPGYMAPIIYQDAVKNGRAEMLMKVLMHNEWDILSLVTLYIRSTDLLLKEQQSFSANAQTNIGKWYRDLKSFDRSKKILGDVIAEFGVEEPMAHFHIGFILKKENRHTEAINSFKIAADGIDGRERIIAFEELAKLYEHKVKEPEMALRYTRKAIETLNNNSDLPERFKIRMGNDFGYREIRLRKKLFPG from the coding sequence ATGTCCTATGAAGCCAAATTGATGCAGATGAAGAAGCTTCTGAAAAAGAAACCTGCCTCATCGAATGAAATGTCGGAGGAACCTAAACGAAAAAGACCACCTTCTCCACCCTATGAAGAAAAATGGCTCGCGGCTGGCCTTACAAAAGAGGCAAACGAATATGGAATTGTTTACAAACGTGTAGTTACATACGGACCGGAACATTTTCATGGAAATTATAAACTATCTGGATTATTGGGTACTGTAGAAAGTTGGCGAGAGGCGAATGAAATTCATCCACTCGCTCCAGATTTGTCCCGCCCCCTTGTTTTCTTCGATACAGAAACTACCGGACTAAAGGGAGCGGGAACACTAATTTTCCTGATGGGCTTTATCGAATACACCGAAACAAAATTCACGTTAACCCAATATGTATTACCCGGACCTGATCACGAGGCTGCTTTCCTTTATGCATCGAACTTCTGGAAAACCCCTATGTCGGTTGTCATGTATAATGGGAAGAGCTTTGACATGCCTCAAGTTGAGACAAGATGGACGTTGAATCGGGATATCCTGCCACCTTTATTGAAACATACAGAAATCGATCTGCTGCATGGCTCGAAACGGATCTGGAAAAACGAAATGGATACATTCAAACTAACTGCTGTCGAAGAAGAACAGTTAGGTTTTTTCCGCGAAGGAGACATCCCGGGATACATGGCCCCAATCATTTATCAAGACGCAGTAAAAAACGGACGTGCAGAAATGCTGATGAAAGTTCTTATGCATAATGAATGGGATATCCTCTCACTTGTTACATTATATATTCGATCGACAGATCTCCTTCTTAAAGAACAACAATCGTTTTCGGCTAACGCTCAAACAAATATCGGAAAATGGTATCGAGATTTAAAATCTTTTGACCGTAGCAAAAAGATTCTTGGCGATGTCATTGCCGAATTCGGGGTTGAGGAACCGATGGCGCATTTCCATATTGGCTTCATCCTTAAAAAAGAGAATCGGCATACCGAGGCGATTAACTCGTTTAAAATTGCCGCCGACGGTATTGATGGAAGAGAAAGAATTATAGCTTTTGAGGAATTGGCGAAGCTGTATGAGCATAAGGTAAAAGAGCCTGAAATGGCATTACGTTATACAAGGAAGGCGATTGAAACACTGAACAATAATTCCGACTTGCCAGAACGTTTCAAAATACGTATGGGAAATGATTTCGGTTACAGGGAAATAAGATTGCGAAAGAAGCTATTTCCCGGGTAA
- the gpsB gene encoding cell division regulator GpsB, with the protein MEIKLDSKTILEKEFKTGLRGYNQEDVDLFLDTVIQDYEAFKKTISELRMENERLKDELASQAKRPAATNTNTTNFDLLKRISNLEKHVFGSKLYDYE; encoded by the coding sequence ATGGAAATAAAACTCGACTCCAAAACAATTCTTGAAAAAGAGTTCAAAACGGGTCTCCGCGGATACAATCAGGAAGATGTTGATTTATTCCTTGATACAGTCATTCAGGATTATGAAGCATTCAAAAAAACAATTTCCGAATTGCGAATGGAAAATGAAAGATTGAAAGATGAACTCGCTTCACAAGCTAAACGACCAGCCGCTACGAATACCAATACAACTAACTTTGACTTGTTAAAGCGGATTTCGAATTTAGAAAAGCATGTTTTTGGTAGTAAACTATACGACTACGAGTGA
- a CDS encoding class I SAM-dependent RNA methyltransferase: protein MANYKLVATSAMGLESIVADEVKELGFQTQTENGKIYFEGDETAIAKTNMWLRVADRVRVIVGEFHATTFDDLFEQTKALPWEQYLPVDANFPVAGKSVKSTLYSVPDCQAIVKKAIVERLKTAYRRIGFLDESGPLFKLEVSILKDKVTLTIDSSGAGLHKRGYRLGQGDAPLKETLAAALVKLTRWNPDRPFVDPFCGSGTIPIEAAMIGQNIAPGYNREFSSEHWPWMNSTIWDQIREEAEDLAKYDQPLDIKGFDVDARMVKVAQQNAVEAGFMDLIQFEQRDIKDLSVEGLNGVLVGNPPYGERLGEIEEAEELTKIMGHIMDKYPSWSVYMLSSLENFETMYGKKATKKRKLFNGFIRTDFYQFWGQRK, encoded by the coding sequence TTGGCTAATTATAAATTGGTAGCTACGTCTGCGATGGGCCTTGAGTCAATTGTTGCAGACGAAGTGAAGGAACTTGGTTTCCAAACACAAACAGAAAACGGGAAAATCTACTTTGAAGGCGACGAGACAGCAATCGCAAAAACAAATATGTGGCTTCGTGTCGCTGACCGCGTACGCGTCATCGTTGGCGAATTCCACGCAACCACATTCGACGACCTATTCGAACAAACAAAAGCACTTCCATGGGAACAATACCTACCTGTCGACGCAAACTTTCCGGTAGCCGGCAAATCAGTCAAATCCACACTCTACAGTGTCCCTGACTGCCAGGCAATTGTTAAAAAAGCGATTGTCGAACGGTTAAAAACAGCCTATCGCAGAATCGGATTTTTGGACGAATCGGGTCCATTATTCAAACTTGAAGTATCAATTTTAAAAGATAAGGTCACTTTAACAATTGATTCGAGTGGAGCTGGCTTGCATAAGCGCGGTTACCGTCTCGGACAAGGCGATGCTCCTCTGAAAGAAACACTGGCAGCTGCCCTCGTCAAATTGACTCGTTGGAATCCTGATCGACCATTTGTTGACCCATTCTGTGGATCGGGCACAATTCCGATTGAAGCGGCGATGATTGGCCAGAATATTGCACCGGGCTATAATCGTGAATTCAGCAGCGAACATTGGCCTTGGATGAATTCTACAATTTGGGATCAGATTCGGGAAGAAGCTGAAGACCTTGCAAAATACGATCAGCCACTGGATATTAAAGGATTTGATGTCGATGCAAGAATGGTGAAAGTTGCCCAGCAAAATGCTGTCGAAGCAGGTTTTATGGATTTGATCCAATTCGAACAACGAGACATCAAAGATTTATCGGTTGAAGGTTTGAACGGGGTTCTTGTCGGAAATCCTCCTTATGGAGAACGGTTGGGGGAAATTGAAGAAGCAGAGGAACTTACAAAGATCATGGGCCATATTATGGATAAGTATCCTTCATGGTCCGTTTACATGCTATCCTCCTTGGAAAACTTCGAAACGATGTACGGTAAAAAAGCGACGAAGAAACGAAAATTATTCAATGGATTTATCCGGACGGACTTCTATCAATTTTGGGGTCAGCGGAAATAG